The Pseudomonadota bacterium DNA segment CGACAAATATTGATGCTGTAGCTATAGTTACACCGGTATTCACACACTTTGATATTGCGAAGAAAGCCCTCCAGAATGGCAAGCATGTTTTTGTTGAGAAACCTTTTACTTTTACTGTTGCTCAAGCAAAAGAACTGATAGAGTTGGCAGACAGAAAAAATTTAAAAATAATGGTTGATCATACTTTTCTTTTCACCGGCGCAGTTCGTAAGATTAAAGAGATTATTGATGAAGGAATTCTTGGAAGCCTTTATTATTTCGATTCTATGAGGGTAAATCTGGGCCTTTTTCAACATGATGTAAACGTGATTTGGGATCTCGCACCTCATGACCTGTCAATTATGGATTA contains these protein-coding regions:
- a CDS encoding Gfo/Idh/MocA family oxidoreductase — encoded protein: MIRIGVVGYGYWGPNIVRNFATTDGAEVLSVCDIHEDMLKRAKKANPNVQVTKNSDDICFSTNIDAVAIVTPVFTHFDIAKKALQNGKHVFVEKPFTFTVAQAKELIELADRKNLKIMVDHTFLFTGAVRKIKEIIDEGILGSLYYFDSMRVNLGLFQHDVNVIWDLAPHDLSIMDYLIKDKPTAIVATGAAHFDKEPEDIAYITLYFPNNMIAHFIALYVTKSVLFCKIS